A portion of the Cellulophaga algicola DSM 14237 genome contains these proteins:
- a CDS encoding dihydroorotase: MNVLLKAATIIDVTHKEHHQKKRDILIKNGIISEIAPKIDAEKSTKIIELDNLHVSVGWFDSSVSFGEPGHEERETIENGLFTAAKSGFTDVVLNPNTNPLPDSSSDIVFLKNKADNNPTKLYPLGALTVKSEGEVLAELFDMQHSGAVAFSDFKNPTKNSNLLKIALQYAQGFDALVYSFPLDVQIAGKGVVNEEKVSTRLGLKGIPSLAEELQISRDLSILEYTGGKLHIPTISAANSVKLIAAAKRKGLDVTCSVAVHNLALTDELLEGFDTNYKVMPPLRTKKDTRTLIKGVLDGVIDFVTSDHTPLNVEEKIIEFDNAAYGTIGLESAFGALNQIFEIETTIQLLTKGRERYNIKTPKLAKGEIANLTLFNPDSKKEFSKENIFATSKNSAFLGQEMLGNVYGIIVDKNILL, from the coding sequence ATGAACGTACTTTTAAAAGCCGCAACAATTATAGATGTTACTCATAAAGAACATCACCAAAAAAAAAGAGATATCTTAATTAAGAACGGTATTATCTCTGAAATTGCTCCTAAAATTGATGCGGAAAAATCAACAAAAATTATCGAATTAGACAATTTACATGTCTCTGTTGGTTGGTTTGATAGTAGCGTAAGTTTTGGCGAACCTGGTCATGAAGAGCGTGAAACCATTGAAAATGGATTATTCACTGCTGCAAAAAGTGGTTTTACAGATGTGGTTTTAAATCCGAATACAAACCCACTACCCGATTCTAGTTCTGATATTGTCTTTTTAAAAAATAAAGCTGATAATAATCCAACAAAATTATATCCTTTAGGAGCCCTAACAGTAAAGTCTGAAGGAGAAGTTCTCGCTGAATTATTTGATATGCAGCATTCAGGAGCCGTTGCATTTTCAGATTTTAAAAATCCGACTAAAAATTCTAACCTTTTAAAAATAGCCCTACAATACGCTCAAGGTTTTGACGCTTTAGTCTATTCTTTTCCTTTAGACGTTCAAATTGCTGGGAAAGGGGTTGTTAATGAAGAGAAAGTTTCTACACGCCTGGGACTTAAAGGAATCCCATCTTTAGCCGAGGAATTACAAATTTCCAGAGATCTATCTATATTAGAATATACTGGAGGGAAATTACATATCCCTACGATATCTGCTGCTAATTCTGTTAAACTCATAGCGGCAGCCAAAAGGAAGGGCTTAGATGTTACTTGTAGTGTTGCAGTCCATAATCTTGCACTTACTGATGAACTTTTAGAAGGTTTTGATACCAATTACAAAGTTATGCCCCCTTTACGCACCAAAAAGGACACAAGAACACTTATTAAAGGAGTACTAGATGGAGTTATAGATTTTGTAACATCAGACCATACCCCATTAAATGTAGAAGAGAAAATTATAGAGTTTGATAATGCTGCTTATGGTACTATTGGTTTAGAATCTGCCTTTGGAGCTTTAAATCAAATTTTTGAGATAGAAACTACCATACAACTACTTACAAAAGGAAGAGAGCGGTATAACATTAAAACTCCAAAATTAGCTAAAGGAGAAATAGCGAACTTAACATTATTCAATCCAGATAGCAAAAAAGAATTCTCAAAAGAAAACATATTTGCTACAAGTAAGAATAGCGCTTTTTTAGGACAAGAGATGCTTGGCAATGTTTATGGAATAATAGTAGACAAAAACATACTATTATAA
- a CDS encoding glycosyltransferase family 2 protein — protein MQNPLVSIVIPFKNTEDYFLECLSSISQQSYLNFEVIAVDDSSTDGSKKIATIIANTDDRFTVLTNQGTGIISALQLAYRKAKGTFITRMDADDVMSSTRLEVMVRSLQKYGTNHIAVGKVKYFSATGVNDGYAVYESWLNSLTADGKNFSEIYKECVIPSPCWMVHKSDFDRCGAFNSEVYPEDYDLAFRFYKNHLKCIPCDQVLHLWRDYSTRTSRTSDHYAENTFLDLKFHYFKEIELNPKKNIVLWGAGKKGKTMAQKLINAAIDFRWICNNTKKIGKHIYEVEMQSVTALKEIENPQLIITVANQEDQKAIKTLLESLHLTSYEDYYFFC, from the coding sequence ATGCAAAATCCGTTAGTAAGTATTGTTATTCCTTTTAAAAATACAGAAGACTACTTTTTAGAATGTTTGTCTTCCATTAGCCAACAATCATATCTAAATTTTGAGGTAATCGCTGTAGATGATTCCTCTACTGACGGTAGCAAGAAAATTGCAACGATTATAGCAAATACCGATGATCGGTTTACAGTTTTAACCAATCAAGGAACCGGGATTATTTCTGCATTACAATTAGCCTATCGTAAAGCGAAGGGAACATTTATAACTCGTATGGATGCTGATGATGTTATGAGCTCCACAAGACTAGAAGTAATGGTACGATCATTACAAAAATACGGCACAAACCACATTGCCGTGGGTAAGGTTAAATACTTTTCTGCCACGGGTGTTAATGACGGGTATGCTGTTTATGAAAGTTGGTTGAATTCTTTGACTGCAGACGGTAAAAATTTTAGTGAAATTTACAAGGAGTGCGTTATACCTTCTCCCTGTTGGATGGTACACAAATCTGATTTTGACCGCTGTGGAGCGTTTAACTCTGAGGTATATCCTGAAGATTATGATTTGGCGTTTCGTTTTTACAAAAATCATCTAAAATGTATCCCATGTGACCAAGTGTTGCATTTATGGCGTGATTATTCTACAAGAACATCTAGAACAAGCGATCATTATGCCGAAAATACATTCTTAGATTTAAAATTTCACTACTTTAAAGAAATCGAATTAAACCCTAAAAAAAACATAGTACTATGGGGTGCTGGAAAAAAAGGAAAAACAATGGCCCAAAAACTTATAAACGCTGCTATTGATTTTAGGTGGATTTGCAACAACACAAAAAAAATTGGAAAACATATATATGAGGTAGAAATGCAAAGTGTAACTGCTTTAAAAGAAATTGAGAATCCACAATTAATCATTACTGTAGCTAACCAAGAAGATCAAAAAGCTATTAAAACACTATTAGAAAGTCTACACTTAACATCGTACGAAGATTATTATTTTTTCTGCTAA
- a CDS encoding BatA domain-containing protein produces the protein MHFKHPEILWGLFLLLIPILIHLLQLRRFKKTAFTNVKMLQKVVAESQKSRSLKKWLLLITRIALFTALIIAFAQPYFAKTTAFKSKETIIYIDNSFSMQAKKGNVSLLEIAVQDLLKKAPKNTKLSVFTNTDTYINTTIGAIQNDLLSLNFSQNQLPLNALELKAKSLFSTSSNSIKNLVIISDFQKKNEEFTEISSKEISKYYIQLTPSENKNIAIDSVFYDTTSNELSNLKIQLSASYNLENQPISVYNDTQLIAKTSAAFEHSNTAEVSISLPDNESILGKIQIEDGGLSYDNQFYFSKNKREKIKVLEIYGVQTNYLERIYTSEEFEFQKSSISQLNYSQLESQNTIVLNEIERIPDALMQALQLFNQNGGTLIVIPNNKILVTNYNSLLTKFGVRLNQKINNIQEITSINFDHPLYSYVFDKKIDNFQYPDVLSYYKLEASLPSILSYASNEAFLIGKKGIYVFTSPLSSDFSNFKNSPLIVPTLYNMGVESLAQETLYYTVGKNTSIALPIHIAKDDVLKIANDKNEYIPQQQSLSNKIVLIFNEVPLEDGLFAVKNKEKTFKQLSFNYPRTESKLTYWDLDNFKAINTPTSISDLFETLEKEDSVNELWKWFVILALLFALIEIGIQKYFK, from the coding sequence ATGCATTTTAAACATCCAGAAATACTTTGGGGCTTATTTTTACTACTGATTCCTATATTAATCCACCTTTTACAATTACGACGATTTAAAAAAACAGCATTTACCAATGTAAAAATGCTTCAAAAAGTTGTTGCCGAATCTCAAAAAAGCAGATCGCTAAAAAAGTGGCTCCTCCTCATAACAAGAATAGCACTTTTTACTGCGCTTATTATAGCATTTGCGCAACCCTATTTTGCAAAAACTACTGCTTTTAAAAGTAAGGAAACTATAATTTATATAGATAATTCTTTTAGCATGCAAGCAAAAAAAGGAAATGTCTCTTTATTAGAAATAGCAGTGCAAGACCTCTTAAAAAAGGCTCCTAAAAATACTAAATTAAGTGTATTTACCAATACCGACACCTATATAAACACGACTATTGGAGCCATCCAAAATGATTTATTATCACTAAATTTTTCTCAAAATCAATTACCGCTAAATGCTCTTGAATTAAAAGCTAAATCACTTTTTAGCACTTCTTCTAACAGTATTAAAAATTTAGTAATTATAAGTGATTTCCAAAAAAAGAATGAAGAATTTACGGAAATTTCTTCGAAAGAAATTTCTAAATACTATATCCAATTAACACCATCCGAAAATAAAAATATAGCCATTGACAGTGTCTTCTATGATACAACATCAAATGAGCTCAGCAATTTAAAAATTCAATTATCAGCTTCTTATAATTTAGAAAATCAACCTATATCAGTATATAATGATACTCAATTAATTGCAAAAACATCTGCAGCATTTGAACATTCTAATACTGCAGAGGTTTCAATTTCATTACCTGACAATGAATCTATTTTAGGTAAAATACAAATAGAAGATGGCGGCTTAAGCTATGATAATCAATTTTATTTTAGCAAAAACAAGCGAGAGAAAATAAAAGTATTAGAGATTTATGGCGTCCAAACTAATTATTTAGAACGCATTTATACTTCTGAAGAATTTGAATTCCAAAAAAGTAGTATTTCTCAATTAAATTATAGTCAACTTGAGAGTCAGAATACCATAGTATTAAATGAAATAGAGCGTATCCCTGATGCTTTAATGCAAGCACTACAGTTATTTAATCAGAACGGAGGAACTTTGATAGTAATTCCAAATAATAAAATCTTAGTAACTAATTACAATTCACTGTTAACCAAATTTGGTGTAAGGTTGAATCAAAAAATAAATAATATTCAGGAAATTACAAGCATTAATTTTGATCATCCACTATACTCCTATGTGTTTGATAAAAAGATTGATAATTTTCAATATCCTGACGTTTTATCGTATTATAAATTAGAAGCTAGTCTACCTTCCATACTTTCTTATGCTAGTAATGAAGCATTTTTGATCGGTAAAAAAGGAATTTATGTGTTTACCTCTCCCTTATCTTCAGATTTTTCTAACTTTAAAAATTCACCTTTAATTGTTCCTACCCTATACAATATGGGAGTAGAAAGTTTAGCACAGGAAACTTTATATTATACGGTAGGTAAAAATACTTCTATTGCATTACCAATACATATAGCGAAGGATGATGTGTTAAAAATTGCAAATGATAAAAATGAATATATACCCCAACAGCAATCTTTAAGTAATAAAATAGTACTGATTTTCAATGAAGTACCGCTAGAAGATGGATTGTTTGCCGTAAAGAATAAAGAAAAAACCTTTAAACAGCTAAGTTTTAACTATCCTAGAACAGAAAGCAAGCTAACCTATTGGGATTTAGATAATTTTAAAGCGATAAATACACCAACATCAATATCAGATTTATTTGAAACTTTAGAAAAAGAAGATAGCGTAAACGAGCTTTGGAAATGGTTTGTTATTTTAGCACTACTATTTGCTTTGATTGAAATTGGTATTCAAAAATATTTTAAATGA
- a CDS encoding SGNH/GDSL hydrolase family protein, whose protein sequence is MKKFWLKISSLLLFMTATAQSQDWPNLERFKEENDSLGLPGEHEERVVFMGNSITQGWIDYGNPALFKENTYINRGISGQTTPQMLLRFRADVIDLKPKAVVLLAGINDIAGNTGPSTLKMIQDNFKSMVELAQANQIKVIIASILPANKFAWKPGIEPADSVIEMNTFLKTYATENNCYYLDYYSTLVDDKKGMKAMYSEDGVHPTILGYDIMTPLVLNAIKNVLEELN, encoded by the coding sequence ATGAAAAAATTTTGGCTTAAGATTTCAAGTTTACTACTCTTTATGACCGCAACAGCACAAAGCCAAGACTGGCCAAATTTAGAAAGATTTAAAGAAGAAAACGACAGTTTAGGACTACCTGGTGAACATGAAGAGAGAGTGGTTTTTATGGGTAATTCTATTACTCAAGGCTGGATAGACTATGGTAACCCAGCGTTATTTAAAGAAAATACTTATATTAATAGGGGAATTAGCGGACAAACAACACCGCAGATGTTACTGCGTTTTAGAGCAGATGTGATCGATTTAAAACCAAAAGCTGTTGTTCTTCTAGCAGGCATTAATGATATTGCAGGCAATACAGGACCTTCTACCTTGAAAATGATTCAAGACAATTTTAAATCCATGGTAGAACTTGCACAAGCTAACCAAATAAAGGTCATTATAGCTTCCATTCTTCCCGCCAATAAATTTGCATGGAAACCGGGTATTGAACCAGCAGACAGTGTTATTGAAATGAATACCTTTCTTAAAACATATGCTACTGAAAACAATTGTTACTATTTAGATTATTATTCTACATTGGTAGATGATAAAAAAGGAATGAAAGCCATGTATTCTGAAGACGGAGTACACCCTACAATTCTAGGTTATGATATTATGACGCCGTTGGTTCTAAATGCTATAAAAAATGTCTTGGAAGAATTAAATTAA
- a CDS encoding tyrosine-type recombinase/integrase yields MIFWTIFHGANSQCKNHDQRAKCKECKKRTTNAHERPKDFLSDAEIKSLLAASKKTRYPKRNYLLLLMTYRHGLRVSEAIAIKKSDVNIKESRIWINRLKSGLSVEHPISGDELRAIKRYLNSREDNLPWLFVNERGLPLTRQAINYIVNVIATAAKLENVHPHTLRHSCGFYLANKGYDLRLIQDYLGHRDPKHTAHYTRVVSKRFEKLWD; encoded by the coding sequence TTGATTTTTTGGACTATATTTCACGGAGCTAATTCACAATGCAAAAATCATGACCAACGGGCGAAATGTAAAGAGTGTAAAAAAAGGACTACCAATGCCCATGAAAGACCAAAGGACTTTTTAAGCGATGCCGAAATCAAATCACTCTTAGCTGCTTCTAAAAAAACCCGATATCCAAAACGGAACTACCTTTTACTTTTAATGACTTACCGGCATGGTCTCAGGGTTAGTGAAGCGATAGCCATCAAAAAATCCGATGTTAACATAAAAGAATCAAGAATTTGGATAAATAGACTCAAAAGCGGACTTTCGGTAGAGCATCCTATTTCCGGGGATGAACTTCGCGCAATTAAACGATACCTGAATTCCAGAGAGGATAATCTGCCTTGGCTATTTGTAAACGAAAGGGGGCTGCCATTGACAAGGCAGGCAATCAATTATATTGTGAATGTTATCGCTACCGCAGCTAAATTGGAAAATGTTCATCCACATACGTTGAGACACTCTTGTGGTTTCTATCTGGCCAACAAAGGATACGACCTTCGATTAATACAGGATTACCTTGGACATCGCGACCCTAAACATACCGCTCATTATACAAGAGTCGTAAGTAAGCGTTTTGAAAAGCTCTGGGATTAG
- a CDS encoding DUF4870 domain-containing protein, whose amino-acid sequence MDQTTKEAGKTMAIISYVTLIGTLIAYFSNQGDKKNEFVTFHVGQAVRIWILWIILTVVVNILVFVTSIGMLAYLGYIPLILAILGAMNANNLKEEPIPVIGTIGG is encoded by the coding sequence ATGGATCAAACTACCAAAGAAGCAGGAAAAACAATGGCTATAATAAGCTATGTTACCTTAATTGGAACACTAATTGCTTATTTTTCAAACCAAGGAGATAAAAAAAATGAATTTGTAACTTTTCATGTCGGTCAAGCTGTACGTATTTGGATATTATGGATTATACTGACTGTAGTTGTTAATATTTTGGTATTTGTTACTAGTATTGGAATGTTGGCCTATTTAGGCTATATACCATTAATTTTGGCAATTTTAGGTGCTATGAACGCAAACAACTTGAAAGAAGAGCCTATTCCTGTAATTGGAACTATTGGAGGATAA
- a CDS encoding GIY-YIG nuclease family protein — translation MAKTEYRIYVIELQKKVFTENWRFRAANPQFNGVLECVYVGMTSKTPKERLEQHKTGYRNKKGHKLSSSIVEKYGSYLRPSLYNHIPTLKTKQEGLKMEEFVALELRRKGYAVWFN, via the coding sequence ATGGCAAAAACAGAATACAGAATATACGTAATAGAATTACAGAAAAAAGTATTTACAGAAAACTGGAGATTTAGAGCTGCTAATCCGCAGTTTAACGGCGTGTTAGAGTGTGTATATGTTGGCATGACGAGTAAGACACCAAAAGAACGTTTAGAACAACACAAAACGGGGTATAGGAACAAAAAAGGACATAAGTTATCCTCTTCTATAGTAGAAAAATACGGTAGTTATTTGCGTCCTAGCTTGTACAATCATATACCTACTCTAAAAACAAAACAAGAAGGATTAAAAATGGAAGAATTTGTAGCTTTAGAATTGCGAAGAAAAGGGTATGCCGTTTGGTTTAATTAA
- a CDS encoding alpha/beta hydrolase has product MQTKSLSLYHIIRPSSIEKNAPVLFMLHGYGSNEEDLFSFAAELPEDYFIISVRAPYPLQPSGNAWYAINFDAEKGKWSDDEQAIESRDKIASFITEACAAYSVDQNNVTLLGFSQGTILSYAVALSYPEKVSRVIALSGYINENIIKEGYEKNDFSSLKIYASHGSVDQVIPVDWAAKAPKFLDHLGITNTYEEFPVGHGVAPQNFYSFKTWLAQN; this is encoded by the coding sequence ATGCAAACAAAATCATTATCATTATATCATATCATTCGCCCATCTTCTATTGAAAAAAATGCTCCTGTGCTTTTTATGCTACATGGGTATGGCAGTAATGAAGAAGATTTATTCTCTTTTGCTGCCGAATTACCAGAAGACTATTTTATAATATCTGTGCGCGCTCCTTATCCTTTACAGCCATCTGGAAACGCATGGTATGCCATAAATTTTGATGCAGAAAAAGGAAAATGGAGTGATGATGAACAAGCTATTGAATCTAGAGATAAGATTGCTAGTTTTATCACGGAAGCTTGTGCCGCTTATTCCGTAGACCAAAATAATGTTACCCTCCTAGGCTTTAGCCAAGGTACTATTTTAAGTTATGCTGTAGCCTTATCCTATCCTGAAAAAGTAAGTCGTGTAATTGCGCTTAGTGGATATATCAATGAAAATATAATAAAAGAAGGCTATGAAAAAAACGATTTTTCATCGTTAAAGATATATGCTTCTCATGGATCTGTAGATCAAGTTATTCCTGTAGACTGGGCAGCTAAAGCTCCTAAATTTTTAGACCATTTAGGGATAACAAATACCTATGAAGAATTTCCTGTAGGTCATGGTGTTGCCCCTCAGAATTTTTACTCGTTTAAAACATGGTTAGCTCAAAACTAA
- a CDS encoding MBL fold metallo-hydrolase, with amino-acid sequence MTITFLGTGTSQGIPVIGSIHPVCLSENQKDKRLRVSVLVSWENFNYVIDCGPDFRQQMLENPIDQLDGILFTHEHSDHTAGIDDIRPFFFKQGDIPIYAHERVIKSLKIRFDYIFAHENRYPGAPAVEIKEVRNGTTFKIGNLNVIPIDIKHNRLQVFGYRLQDFAYLTDIKTIEEQEIKKLNGVKVLVVSALRIEPHHSHFNLAEALAFIAKIKPEKAYLTHVSHLLGFHDEVQKTLPKNVYLAYDNLKITI; translated from the coding sequence GTGACGATTACATTTTTAGGAACTGGAACTTCGCAAGGAATCCCCGTAATAGGGAGCATACATCCAGTTTGTTTAAGTGAGAACCAGAAAGATAAAAGGCTAAGAGTATCCGTGCTTGTATCTTGGGAAAACTTTAATTATGTTATAGATTGTGGTCCAGATTTTAGACAGCAAATGCTGGAAAACCCTATTGATCAGCTAGATGGTATACTTTTTACACACGAGCATTCTGACCATACTGCAGGTATTGATGATATTAGACCTTTCTTTTTTAAGCAAGGAGATATACCTATTTATGCGCATGAGCGTGTAATTAAGTCTCTAAAAATTCGGTTTGATTATATTTTTGCTCATGAAAACCGGTATCCAGGAGCTCCAGCTGTTGAAATTAAAGAAGTTAGAAATGGAACAACTTTTAAAATTGGCAATTTAAATGTAATTCCTATAGATATTAAACACAACCGATTGCAAGTTTTTGGGTATCGTCTTCAGGATTTTGCCTATTTAACAGATATTAAAACGATAGAGGAGCAGGAGATAAAAAAACTAAATGGTGTTAAGGTTTTAGTGGTTAGTGCTTTACGTATTGAGCCACATCATTCTCATTTTAATTTAGCCGAAGCCCTTGCGTTTATCGCTAAAATTAAACCAGAAAAAGCATATTTAACACATGTAAGTCATCTACTAGGTTTTCATGATGAAGTGCAAAAAACGTTACCCAAAAATGTATATTTGGCTTACGATAATTTAAAAATAACCATCTAA
- a CDS encoding Tn3 family transposase: MPLISLLKDDDIKEFDSPTRLTDEERNAVFSVNGIEGMEGMFRKPIIKIGFILQRGYFTMQKKFFVPHQFHTEDIDFVARLCPRKNNFDISLYKKPTYIKHRAIILGLYGYRSFAEGKKLFENEANELVKTSLRPKELFNALNEFLSIKKIECPKYYVFAGTIGHALNSFETDLISVLNRNLSPQQKEILNGLMVLSSQEGGIVGKDPYLITTLKKPAQASTPRKIKESLSDFEIIAELHSDFSKMVEKTGFSMELLNYYAVWIIKAKYVQFESIRDIEKKRLYLIAFILYQYRIRQDLFVDTFLQAIQKYLNDVDNRVVHSFMGDNKKEASNKNRLNKLRGIVLSSKGQLDKVRGILFDNQYQDSEKLCLLRNLMGYDQGQFHDELLSEITKFENSGTLQLKDDMRFQEMEKGYRRIHNRVAGILRILDFNPDTSDLNILNAVQHYQKTKGKITSRAPMDFISNSEQKRIYADNGKFIPSIYKVILFKEVAHHIKAGSLNLKYSDKYKSIDEYLISKQRWETNKKELMERANIVDLDNVHKFLEDLKVDLRNQYISTNENIPNNKLLRFSREGKPIVKTPRIEVVEQGTISNLFGNDSFLPLITVLSDIRHSTDFIDSFMHYSKRSNKDVPPDAMIYAAIIALGCNIGVRKMGRISKGLGADKLEYAVRWHFSKENIDDANRRIVSLTDKLALPSIFKKDQGAKHTSSDGQKFNVGVPSLHATYSYKYFGFGKGVSAYSFIDEKSRLFYNTVISASEREAGYVIDGLMHNDGMESSIHSTDTHGYSEIVFGLCNAMGIFFAPRIKNYKDQLIYTFKENPRKYYEKMDFRILPSKNKYIDESILLGQWENILRLLCSIKLKETKSSEVLRRLSSYSKQHPLYKSLKEMGRIFKSIFILRYLDERPLRQGIEKQLNRIEQSHQFAKAIFFGNNQEFKVETKEEQEIAVGCRHLIQNAIVLWNYLFISEKLSEIIEEDEYKKILNAFSNSSIMTWQHINLHGEYDFEIAKATTLFDLEKILSMDLNTA, from the coding sequence ATGCCCTTAATAAGTTTACTGAAGGATGATGACATTAAGGAATTTGATTCCCCAACTAGACTTACGGACGAAGAAAGAAATGCTGTCTTTTCCGTTAACGGTATAGAAGGAATGGAAGGTATGTTCCGTAAGCCCATAATCAAGATCGGCTTTATACTTCAGCGTGGTTATTTTACGATGCAGAAAAAGTTTTTTGTGCCTCATCAGTTTCACACGGAAGATATCGATTTTGTAGCTAGATTATGTCCCAGGAAAAACAACTTCGATATTTCACTTTACAAGAAACCCACATATATAAAGCACAGGGCTATCATACTCGGGTTATACGGCTACAGGTCTTTTGCCGAGGGAAAGAAACTTTTCGAGAACGAGGCCAATGAGCTTGTCAAGACCTCGTTGCGGCCCAAGGAACTCTTCAATGCGCTAAACGAGTTTCTGTCAATTAAAAAGATAGAATGTCCCAAGTACTATGTTTTTGCAGGGACAATAGGACATGCCCTGAATTCGTTCGAGACAGACTTGATATCGGTGCTAAACCGGAATCTAAGTCCACAGCAAAAGGAAATTCTGAACGGGTTGATGGTGTTGTCCTCTCAGGAAGGAGGCATCGTTGGCAAAGACCCTTATTTGATTACTACTCTAAAAAAACCGGCACAGGCAAGCACCCCAAGAAAAATAAAGGAGAGTTTGTCGGATTTTGAGATAATAGCCGAACTTCATTCCGATTTTTCTAAAATGGTTGAAAAGACAGGTTTTTCAATGGAACTGCTAAATTATTATGCAGTTTGGATAATCAAGGCCAAGTATGTCCAATTTGAAAGTATCAGGGACATTGAAAAAAAACGGCTGTACCTAATTGCATTCATTCTCTATCAATACCGTATTCGTCAAGACCTTTTCGTGGACACGTTCTTACAGGCCATTCAAAAATATCTCAACGATGTGGACAATAGGGTCGTGCATAGTTTTATGGGCGATAATAAAAAAGAGGCATCGAATAAGAACAGGCTAAACAAATTAAGAGGTATTGTACTGTCCTCAAAAGGGCAATTGGATAAGGTACGTGGGATACTCTTCGATAATCAATATCAAGATTCCGAGAAATTATGCCTTCTTAGGAATCTGATGGGATATGACCAGGGGCAGTTCCATGATGAGCTTTTGTCGGAAATCACGAAGTTTGAGAATTCCGGTACGCTACAGCTCAAAGATGACATGCGATTTCAGGAAATGGAAAAGGGGTACCGAAGAATACACAATAGGGTTGCCGGTATTCTAAGGATATTGGACTTTAATCCTGACACCTCGGATTTGAATATACTGAACGCCGTTCAGCACTATCAAAAGACAAAAGGAAAGATAACCTCTAGGGCACCGATGGATTTCATATCCAATAGCGAGCAAAAACGGATTTATGCCGATAACGGGAAATTTATCCCATCGATTTACAAGGTAATACTGTTCAAGGAAGTTGCGCATCATATCAAGGCAGGTTCACTTAATCTTAAATATTCCGATAAATACAAATCGATCGATGAATACCTTATTTCTAAGCAACGTTGGGAAACCAATAAAAAGGAACTTATGGAGAGGGCGAATATCGTCGACCTAGACAATGTTCATAAATTCCTTGAGGACTTAAAAGTTGACCTTCGAAATCAGTACATAAGCACAAACGAAAACATCCCGAACAACAAGCTCCTTAGGTTCTCTAGGGAAGGAAAACCTATTGTAAAAACGCCTAGAATAGAAGTTGTTGAACAGGGCACGATATCTAACCTTTTTGGCAACGATTCCTTCCTTCCGCTAATCACGGTATTATCCGACATTCGGCATTCAACGGATTTTATAGACTCTTTTATGCATTATAGTAAAAGAAGCAATAAGGATGTTCCCCCTGACGCTATGATTTATGCGGCCATTATAGCATTAGGTTGTAATATTGGAGTTAGGAAAATGGGGAGAATATCCAAGGGGCTAGGCGCTGACAAGCTTGAATATGCTGTCCGATGGCATTTCAGCAAAGAGAACATAGATGATGCCAACCGAAGAATCGTCTCTTTAACCGATAAACTGGCGTTGCCATCCATATTCAAAAAGGACCAAGGAGCAAAGCATACTTCTAGCGATGGCCAAAAATTCAATGTTGGTGTACCTTCCTTACATGCCACTTATTCATACAAATATTTCGGATTTGGCAAAGGTGTCTCCGCATATAGTTTTATTGACGAAAAAAGTCGGTTGTTCTATAATACCGTGATTAGTGCCTCCGAAAGGGAAGCCGGCTATGTAATAGACGGTCTGATGCACAATGACGGCATGGAAAGCAGTATACACTCGACCGACACACATGGGTATAGTGAAATCGTATTCGGGCTTTGTAATGCCATGGGTATATTTTTTGCCCCTAGGATAAAGAACTATAAAGACCAGCTGATATATACTTTTAAGGAAAATCCAAGAAAATACTACGAGAAAATGGATTTTAGGATTCTACCCTCCAAAAATAAATATATCGATGAGAGCATACTTCTAGGCCAATGGGAGAATATTTTAAGGTTGTTGTGTTCCATTAAATTAAAGGAAACCAAATCTTCCGAAGTACTGAGACGGCTGAGTTCCTATTCTAAACAACACCCCCTGTATAAATCCTTAAAAGAAATGGGCAGGATATTTAAAAGCATATTCATATTGCGCTATTTGGATGAAAGACCTTTGAGACAGGGCATTGAAAAACAATTAAACCGAATAGAGCAATCCCATCAATTTGCAAAAGCCATATTTTTCGGAAATAATCAGGAATTCAAGGTAGAAACCAAGGAAGAGCAGGAAATTGCCGTTGGTTGTAGGCATTTGATTCAGAATGCAATCGTGTTATGGAACTACCTGTTCATTTCAGAGAAACTTTCTGAAATCATAGAAGAAGATGAATATAAGAAAATATTGAATGCGTTTTCGAATAGTTCCATTATGACGTGGCAGCATATAAATCTACACGGCGAATACGATTTTGAGATTGCGAAAGCGACTACTTTATTCGATTTAGAGAAAATCCTATCGATGGATCTGAATACGGCTTAA